In the Podospora pseudocomata strain CBS 415.72m chromosome 5, whole genome shotgun sequence genome, one interval contains:
- a CDS encoding hypothetical protein (EggNog:ENOG503Q57R; COG:S) produces MEINALINHNDIHTSPTAERFYRLQLARQQRPHWHLNAHRAPELPREQNIRIRALREDAYMSYAAIREATGASDKQIQYALTTPLTPRTNRRSRKPSRFTDEEKDRITRPLNDDPIARKLNWLDLKLYLKGSKHWKDTAFTTAMRAAGFSRQVPPRRIKLTVCDEPLYRTSERDTG; encoded by the exons atgGAAATTAACGCTCTTATCAACCACAACGATATTCACACGTCACCCACAGCCGAGCGCTTCTACCGGCTTCAATTGGCAA GGCAACAACGGCCACACTGGCACTTGAACGCTCACAGGGCCCCAGAGCTCCCGCGTGAGCAAAAT ATTCGAATACGTGCCTTGCGCGAAGACGCCTATATGTCCTACGCGGCTATACGCGAGGCCACTGGCGCGTCGGATAAACAGATTCAATATGCTCTCACTACACCGTTGACCCCGCGAACAAACCGTCGTAGCCGGAAGCCCTCGCGGTTTACCGACGAAGAGAAGGACCGTATTACTCGCCCTCTCAATGACGACCCTATCGCACGCAAGCTTAATTGGCTAGATTTAAAGCTGTATTTGAAAGGATCTAAACACTGGAAGGATACGGCCTTCACCACAGCCATGAGAGCAGCCGGCTTTAGTCGTCAGGTCCCACCGCGGAGGATCAAGCTCACCGtctgtgacgaacccctgtacagaacctctgaaagggatacgggttga